From a region of the Candidatus Pantoea bituminis genome:
- a CDS encoding trypsin-like serine peptidase, protein MRLAILLLVGLFSFNTVVHADDDDDAPNPDEIKTLFFGKDHRKAISDITAVPWDAIGQLETESGNLCTATLISPHLALTAGHCLLTPPGNFDKPVALRFMASDKGWRYEIHDIDARVEPSLAKRLKADGEGWIVPSNAAPLDYGLVILRNPPSAITPIPLFEGSRSDLTAALKQADRKVTQAGYPEDHLDTLYSHSDCVITGWAQRAVLSHQCDTLPGDSGSPLLLNGDKGWQLIAVQSSAPAAKDRYLADNRAISVTSFRDKLEALAQ, encoded by the coding sequence ATGCGCCTGGCTATCTTGTTACTTGTTGGATTATTCAGTTTTAACACCGTTGTACATGCCGATGATGATGATGACGCGCCCAATCCTGACGAGATCAAGACGCTGTTCTTTGGTAAAGATCACCGTAAAGCGATCAGCGATATCACCGCTGTACCTTGGGATGCCATCGGTCAACTTGAAACCGAGAGCGGAAACCTGTGCACGGCTACGCTGATTTCACCCCATCTGGCGTTAACTGCTGGTCACTGTTTGTTAACCCCGCCCGGTAATTTTGATAAACCGGTGGCGCTGCGTTTTATGGCCAGCGATAAAGGCTGGCGCTATGAAATCCACGATATTGATGCGCGCGTTGAACCTTCACTGGCTAAACGTTTGAAGGCTGATGGCGAAGGATGGATCGTCCCGAGCAATGCGGCTCCGCTTGATTACGGCTTAGTGATTCTGCGTAATCCGCCCTCGGCTATTACACCTATTCCGCTGTTTGAAGGCTCGCGCAGCGATCTTACTGCCGCGTTGAAACAAGCCGATCGTAAAGTGACACAAGCGGGATACCCGGAAGATCACCTTGATACGCTTTATTCGCACAGCGACTGTGTGATTACGGGCTGGGCGCAGCGCGCGGTGCTATCACATCAATGTGATACGCTGCCCGGCGATAGCGGATCGCCTCTGTTACTGAATGGTGATAAAGGCTGGCAATTGATAGCGGTGCAGAGTTCAGCCCCGGCGGCTAAAGATCGTTATCTGGCGGATAATCGCGCCATTTCCGTGACGTCGTTCCGCGATAAACTGGAAGCACTGGCGCAGTAA
- the asr gene encoding acid resistance repetitive basic protein Asr produces MKKLFALVIAAAMGISSVAFAAETTAAPAAAATTTTTAAPAKTVHKTAHKKHHKAAAQKAQAAKKVHHKKVAKKDAAQKAQAAKKVHHKKAMKKDAAQKAQAAKKVHHKKAVKKAAPQKAQAAKKVHHKKVVKAAAKK; encoded by the coding sequence ATGAAAAAATTATTTGCGCTGGTGATCGCCGCTGCTATGGGTATCTCTTCTGTTGCTTTCGCTGCTGAAACAACAGCTGCGCCAGCTGCTGCTGCCACCACAACCACCACCGCAGCGCCAGCAAAAACTGTGCATAAAACTGCACACAAGAAACATCACAAAGCGGCTGCACAGAAAGCGCAGGCTGCTAAAAAAGTTCATCACAAAAAAGTGGCGAAGAAAGATGCCGCTCAAAAAGCACAGGCCGCTAAGAAAGTTCACCACAAGAAAGCGATGAAGAAAGATGCGGCTCAGAAAGCGCAGGCTGCTAAGAAAGTTCATCACAAAAAAGCTGTGAAGAAAGCCGCTCCGCAGAAAGCGCAGGCTGCTAAAAAAGTTCATCACAAAAAAGTTGTGAAAGCTGCTGCTAAAAAATAA
- a CDS encoding carboxypeptidase M32, producing the protein MSSAYQQLSAIFQRLSRFSHLSAIAGCDMQTTMPPGGSRARGEALAEMSVLQHEILTDKRVGDLIQEAEQQSLNDVERANLLEIRRAYQQATLLPASLVEAKSIAGSHCEHAWRQQRPANDWKGFSANLKEVVRLSREEAQLRADANGSSRYDALLDVFEPGMTSAKLDSTFGELKTWLPDLLQQVVEKQSQQEIIHPKGPFPVNAQRELGLDIMKMLGFDFNHGRLDVSAHPFCGGVPEDVRITTRYNENEFLSAMMGVIHETGHARYEQNLPQQWRGQPVALARSTAIHESQSLFMEMQLGRSREFLQRMLPQVKIHMGDQPALQSDNFVRLTQQVKPGYIRVDADELSYPAHVVLRYEIERALIEGEIEVDDIPALWDAKMQQSLGIDTRGNYRDGCMQDIHWTDGAFGYFPTYTLGAMYAAQLFQAVKKAIPQLSELIREGDLQPVFNWLQQNIWQHGSRFSTEQLLLNATGEALNPHYFRQHLEQRYLHN; encoded by the coding sequence GTGTCCTCAGCGTATCAACAACTTAGCGCCATCTTTCAGCGTCTTTCTCGTTTCAGCCATCTTTCTGCCATTGCCGGTTGCGATATGCAAACCACCATGCCGCCGGGCGGTAGTCGTGCGCGCGGTGAAGCACTGGCCGAAATGAGCGTATTACAGCATGAAATTTTAACCGACAAACGCGTCGGTGATTTAATTCAGGAAGCAGAGCAGCAGTCGCTGAACGACGTTGAGCGCGCTAATTTACTGGAAATACGCCGCGCTTATCAGCAAGCCACACTCTTGCCCGCCTCGCTGGTTGAAGCAAAATCGATTGCCGGTTCACATTGTGAACATGCATGGCGTCAGCAGCGTCCCGCTAACGACTGGAAAGGCTTCTCTGCCAACCTGAAAGAAGTGGTTCGCTTAAGCCGCGAAGAAGCCCAACTGCGTGCCGATGCCAACGGCAGCTCGCGCTACGATGCGCTACTGGATGTCTTCGAGCCAGGCATGACCAGCGCTAAACTCGACAGCACATTTGGTGAGCTTAAAACCTGGTTACCGGACCTCCTCCAGCAAGTGGTGGAGAAGCAGTCGCAGCAGGAGATTATCCATCCGAAAGGCCCTTTCCCCGTTAACGCGCAACGCGAACTGGGTCTGGATATCATGAAGATGCTGGGTTTCGATTTTAATCATGGTCGTCTTGACGTCAGCGCCCATCCATTTTGCGGTGGTGTGCCGGAAGATGTACGCATCACCACGCGTTATAACGAGAATGAATTCCTCAGCGCCATGATGGGCGTCATCCATGAAACCGGCCACGCGCGTTACGAGCAAAACTTACCGCAGCAGTGGCGTGGTCAGCCGGTAGCGCTCGCACGTTCCACTGCCATTCACGAATCGCAAAGTCTGTTCATGGAAATGCAGTTGGGCCGCAGCCGCGAATTTCTGCAGCGCATGTTGCCGCAGGTAAAGATACACATGGGCGACCAGCCCGCACTGCAGTCTGATAACTTTGTTCGTTTAACACAGCAGGTGAAGCCGGGATATATTCGCGTAGATGCCGATGAGCTGAGCTATCCAGCACACGTGGTGCTGCGTTACGAAATCGAACGAGCGCTGATCGAAGGCGAGATTGAAGTCGACGATATTCCTGCCTTATGGGATGCGAAAATGCAGCAGTCGCTGGGCATTGATACCCGCGGCAACTATCGCGACGGCTGCATGCAAGATATTCACTGGACCGACGGCGCATTCGGCTACTTCCCGACCTACACCTTGGGTGCGATGTACGCGGCGCAGCTGTTCCAGGCGGTGAAAAAAGCGATTCCGCAGTTAAGTGAGCTGATTCGTGAAGGGGATTTGCAGCCGGTATTTAACTGGCTACAACAGAATATCTGGCAGCACGGCAGCCGTTTTTCAACCGAGCAACTGCTGTTGAACGCCACTGGCGAAGCCCTTAATCCACACTATTTCCGTCAGCATCTTGAACAACGTTATCTGCACAACTAA
- the rstB gene encoding two-component system sensor histidine kinase RstB, which translates to MRKLFIQFYLLLFVCFLVMTLLVGLVYKFTAERAGRQSMNDLMASSLYLIRSELREIPPRDWNKTVKSLDLGLSFDLHIEPLSKYQLDEIDMRRLHAGEIVALDDQYTFLQHIPRSHYVLSVGPIPYLFYLHQMRLLDIALLVFIGMSLALPVFIWMRPHWKEMQRLEKAAQRFGRGELDVRTHFDSTSSLFRLGIAFNQMAENINTLVASKKQLIDGIAHELRTPLVRLRYRLEMSDNLTEAELAALNRDIGQLESLIEELLTYARLDRPRVDLNLKSLDLANWLRERLDDFRAINPHTQIDLDLPQRENYGVSDTRLMERVLDNLVNNALRYAQQRLRISLWFDGSLGFLQVEDDGPGIPLEERERVFEPFVRLDPSRDRATGGCGLGLAIVYSIAQALSGNVAIESSPLGGASVRFCWPVDLPLRDIPLR; encoded by the coding sequence ATGAGAAAGCTTTTTATCCAGTTTTATCTGCTGCTGTTTGTCTGCTTTCTGGTGATGACGTTGCTGGTGGGATTGGTCTACAAATTCACCGCTGAACGTGCCGGGCGACAATCAATGAATGACTTGATGGCCAGCTCGCTCTATTTAATCCGCAGCGAACTGCGTGAAATTCCACCACGCGACTGGAATAAAACCGTTAAAAGTCTCGATCTCGGTTTGTCGTTTGATCTGCATATTGAACCGCTGAGTAAATATCAGCTTGATGAGATCGATATGCGGCGCCTGCACGCGGGTGAAATCGTCGCCCTCGACGATCAATATACTTTCTTGCAGCATATCCCGCGCAGCCATTACGTTTTATCTGTCGGCCCCATTCCCTATCTGTTTTACCTTCATCAAATGCGGCTGTTGGACATCGCACTGCTGGTGTTCATCGGCATGTCGCTGGCGCTACCGGTCTTCATCTGGATGCGTCCGCACTGGAAAGAGATGCAGCGCTTAGAAAAAGCAGCGCAACGATTTGGCCGAGGCGAACTGGATGTTCGTACCCATTTTGACAGCACCTCCAGCCTGTTTCGCTTAGGTATTGCCTTTAATCAGATGGCCGAAAACATCAATACGCTGGTGGCCAGTAAGAAGCAGCTGATTGATGGCATTGCCCATGAATTGCGCACGCCATTGGTGCGGCTGCGCTATCGGCTCGAGATGAGCGATAACCTAACGGAAGCGGAGTTAGCGGCATTAAATCGTGATATCGGCCAGCTTGAAAGCTTAATTGAAGAGCTGCTGACCTATGCGAGACTCGATCGCCCGCGTGTCGATTTAAATCTTAAATCATTGGATTTGGCCAATTGGTTGCGCGAGCGGCTTGATGATTTCCGCGCGATTAATCCTCACACGCAAATCGATCTGGATTTACCTCAACGAGAAAATTACGGCGTTTCAGATACTCGATTAATGGAGCGTGTACTGGACAATTTGGTCAACAATGCGCTGCGCTATGCGCAGCAGCGGCTGCGTATCAGCCTGTGGTTTGACGGTTCGCTGGGCTTTTTACAGGTTGAAGATGATGGCCCCGGCATTCCCCTTGAGGAGCGCGAACGGGTGTTTGAACCTTTTGTTCGTCTTGATCCCAGCCGCGACCGCGCCACGGGCGGCTGCGGGCTGGGTCTGGCGATTGTCTATTCTATCGCTCAAGCGTTAAGCGGCAATGTCGCCATTGAAAGCAGCCCGCTCGGCGGTGCCAGCGTTCGCTTTTGCTGGCCGGTTGATCTACCCTTGCGGGACATTCCGCTGCGTTAA
- the rstA gene encoding two-component system response regulator RstA yields MNRIVYVEDEPEVGSLIAAYLGRHDIEVIVETRGDRAEATIAQEQPDLVMLDIMLPGKDGMTICRDLRANWQGPIVLLTSLDSDMNHILALEMGAQDYILKTTPPAVLLARLRLHLRQSQQSQPGEAPAIIAPHKMLRFGSLTIDALNRQVTLFDEQIALSTADFELLWFLANHAGQILNRDALLKTLRGVSYDGLDRSIDVAISRLRKKLHDSATEPFRIKTIRNKGYLFAPQAWDTRSV; encoded by the coding sequence ATGAACAGAATCGTTTACGTTGAAGATGAACCTGAAGTGGGATCACTGATTGCCGCTTATCTGGGACGTCATGATATTGAGGTCATTGTAGAAACGCGCGGGGATCGTGCCGAGGCAACCATTGCCCAGGAACAACCGGATCTGGTGATGCTGGATATCATGTTGCCGGGCAAAGATGGCATGACAATTTGCCGTGATTTGCGTGCAAATTGGCAAGGTCCCATTGTGTTGTTGACGTCGCTCGACAGCGACATGAACCACATCCTGGCGCTTGAGATGGGCGCGCAAGATTACATCCTTAAAACCACGCCTCCGGCTGTTTTACTGGCTCGATTGCGTCTGCATTTGCGTCAGTCACAGCAAAGTCAGCCTGGCGAAGCCCCTGCGATCATCGCACCGCATAAAATGCTGCGTTTCGGCTCGCTAACCATCGACGCACTCAATCGCCAGGTGACGCTGTTCGATGAGCAGATCGCCCTTTCCACCGCTGATTTTGAGCTGTTGTGGTTTTTAGCTAACCATGCCGGACAGATCCTCAACCGCGATGCGCTGCTGAAAACCTTACGCGGCGTAAGCTACGATGGCTTGGATCGCAGTATTGATGTCGCCATTTCGCGCCTGCGCAAAAAGCTGCATGACAGCGCAACCGAACCTTTTCGCATAAAAACCATTCGTAACAAAGGCTATCTTTTTGCCCCGCAGGCGTGGGATACCCGTTCAGTATGA
- a CDS encoding amino acid permease: MEKKLGLSALTALVLSSMLGAGVFSLPQNMAAVAGPAALLIGWLITGVGIIFLSLAMLMLTRLKPELDGGIFTYARAGFGELMGFCSAWGYWLCAVIANVSYLVIVFSALSFFTDTPDHTVFGDGNTWQAMLGASVLLWLVHCLVLRGVQTAASINLLATLGKLVPLLLFIVLAVMAFNYDRFHFDFSGVTLGQPLWEQIKQTMLITLWVFIGVEGAVVVSSRARNKKDVGRATLLAVLAALLVYLLVTLLSLGVVPRAELAEMRNPSMAGLMTHLMGNWGDAVIAAGLIVSVCGAYLSWTIMAAEVPFIAAQQGAFPRSIARQNSRNAPSASLWLTNGSVQVCLILIALTKADYNTLLNIASEMILVPYLLVGLYLIKVVRGKGQPLPMAIGIGASTYGIWLLYASGPLHLLMSVVLYAPGLLLFLFARRGGRSDIALTSLERVAMGLLIAATLPAMWQLTN; this comes from the coding sequence TTGGAGAAAAAATTAGGTCTTAGTGCCTTAACGGCGTTGGTGCTCAGTTCTATGCTGGGTGCAGGCGTGTTCAGCTTGCCGCAGAACATGGCGGCCGTAGCCGGTCCGGCGGCGTTGCTGATTGGCTGGTTGATCACGGGCGTAGGGATTATTTTTCTGTCGTTGGCTATGTTGATGCTTACGCGTCTCAAACCCGAGCTAGATGGCGGCATATTCACCTATGCGCGAGCAGGATTTGGCGAACTCATGGGGTTTTGCTCGGCGTGGGGATATTGGCTTTGCGCGGTTATCGCCAACGTCTCTTATCTGGTGATCGTTTTTTCCGCGTTGAGCTTCTTCACCGACACACCCGATCACACTGTTTTTGGCGATGGCAATACCTGGCAAGCGATGTTGGGAGCGTCCGTTTTGCTCTGGCTGGTGCATTGTCTGGTGCTTCGTGGCGTACAAACCGCAGCCAGCATCAATCTTTTAGCCACTTTAGGTAAACTGGTCCCCCTGTTGCTGTTCATTGTCCTGGCGGTGATGGCGTTCAATTACGACCGATTCCACTTTGATTTTTCCGGGGTCACGCTAGGCCAACCGCTGTGGGAACAGATCAAGCAAACCATGCTGATCACCTTATGGGTTTTCATCGGGGTTGAAGGCGCAGTGGTTGTTTCCTCTCGTGCACGCAATAAAAAAGATGTAGGCCGTGCAACCTTGCTGGCGGTGCTTGCCGCGTTGTTGGTCTATTTACTGGTGACGTTGCTTTCATTAGGCGTTGTGCCGCGAGCAGAACTGGCAGAAATGCGTAATCCTTCCATGGCGGGTCTGATGACGCATTTAATGGGAAATTGGGGTGATGCAGTGATTGCTGCCGGATTGATTGTGTCCGTCTGTGGCGCTTATCTGAGCTGGACGATAATGGCAGCAGAAGTTCCCTTTATCGCTGCGCAGCAAGGTGCGTTCCCGCGCAGTATTGCACGTCAAAATAGCCGCAACGCCCCATCAGCCTCGCTTTGGCTGACCAACGGGAGCGTTCAGGTTTGCCTGATCCTTATTGCCCTGACAAAGGCTGATTATAATACGCTGCTTAATATCGCCTCAGAAATGATTCTGGTGCCCTATCTGCTAGTGGGTTTGTATCTGATTAAAGTGGTGCGAGGAAAAGGTCAACCGCTGCCAATGGCTATCGGCATCGGTGCCAGCACTTATGGCATTTGGCTGCTTTATGCCTCTGGTCCCCTGCATCTACTGATGTCAGTGGTGCTTTATGCGCCGGGTCTGCTGCTGTTTCTGTTTGCCCGTCGTGGCGGGCGAAGCGATATTGCGCTTACGTCGCTTGAGCGCGTAGCAATGGGATTGTTGATTGCTGCCACGTTGCCCGCAATGTGGCAGCTAACGAATTAA
- the ydgH gene encoding DUF1471 family protein YdgH has protein sequence MKLKNTILATTLLSLLAANAYAAQELTPEKAAALKPFERINITGRFNAIGDAADAVSKRADEMGATSYYIQGINDSNGNSGNWRVTADLYKADAANADSDKHQYRSFNGVKELPKNEAFMLEPFDTVSASGFFASQPDVNDAISKAAKEKGAASFFIVRQIDANNGGNQYVTAYVYKADAKARKVQSPNLIPANSEAGKAAIAAGGAAAKNVEIPNVASSETPSNNVGRFFETQSSTGKRYTVNLANGKSVQEVNAITAAQMQPFDTVTFTGHFGSPTEISEEVAKRAADKGAKFYHVTRQWQNQSGGNLTVTADIFK, from the coding sequence ATGAAGCTGAAGAACACCATTCTGGCGACGACCTTGTTATCTCTGTTAGCAGCTAACGCATATGCTGCGCAGGAACTGACGCCGGAAAAAGCGGCCGCGTTGAAGCCATTCGAACGTATTAATATCACCGGCCGTTTCAACGCGATTGGCGACGCTGCCGACGCGGTGTCAAAGCGCGCAGATGAGATGGGCGCCACCTCTTATTACATTCAGGGCATCAATGACAGCAACGGAAACAGCGGCAACTGGCGCGTGACAGCCGATCTCTACAAAGCCGATGCCGCTAATGCCGACAGTGACAAACATCAATACCGTAGCTTCAATGGCGTGAAAGAATTGCCAAAAAATGAAGCCTTCATGCTTGAACCTTTCGATACCGTATCAGCCAGCGGTTTCTTTGCCAGCCAGCCGGATGTCAATGACGCCATCTCTAAAGCAGCCAAAGAGAAAGGGGCAGCCTCCTTCTTTATCGTGCGCCAGATTGATGCCAACAACGGCGGTAACCAATACGTTACGGCTTACGTTTATAAAGCGGATGCCAAAGCGCGCAAGGTGCAAAGTCCTAACCTGATCCCAGCCAATTCCGAAGCCGGTAAAGCGGCTATCGCTGCGGGCGGCGCGGCAGCGAAGAATGTCGAGATTCCTAATGTTGCGTCTTCAGAAACACCAAGCAACAATGTTGGACGCTTCTTCGAAACACAAAGCTCCACTGGTAAACGTTACACGGTAAATTTGGCAAACGGTAAATCAGTTCAGGAAGTCAACGCCATTACCGCTGCGCAGATGCAGCCGTTTGATACCGTGACCTTCACCGGGCATTTTGGATCGCCTACCGAAATTTCTGAAGAAGTCGCTAAACGTGCAGCCGATAAAGGCGCTAAGTTCTATCACGTGACGCGTCAATGGCAGAACCAAAGTGGCGGTAACCTGACTGTTACCGCAGACATCTTTAAGTAA
- the pntA gene encoding Re/Si-specific NAD(P)(+) transhydrogenase subunit alpha: MLIGIPKERLLNESRVAATPKTVEQLIKLGFSVTVEHDAGKRASFDDESYRRAGATLTDSQQVWQSDIVLKVNAPDDAEILLAREGSTLVSFIWPAQNPDLLEKLAARNVTVMAMDSVPRISRAQSLDALSSMANIAGYRAIVEAAHEFGRFFTGQITAAGKVPPAKVMVIGAGVAGLAAIGAAGSLGAIVRAFDTRPEVKEQVQSMGAEFLELDFEEEAGSGDGYAKVMSEAFIKAEMALFASQAQDVDIIVTTALIPGKPAPKLITEEMVASMKPGSVIVDLAAQTGGNCALTVADQVTVTPNGVKIIGYTDLPSRLPTQSSQLYGTNLLNLIKLLCKEKNGEIAVDFDDVVVRGVTVIREGEVTWPAPPIQVSAAPKATPAAQPLKKAEAKPASPTRKYLLIALAIVLFACLANVAPSEFLSHFTVFALSCVVGYYVVWNVSHALHTPLMSVTNAISGIIVVGAVLQMGHGGWVTFISFIAVLIASINIFGGFTVTQRMLKMFRKG, encoded by the coding sequence ATGTTAATTGGAATTCCCAAAGAGCGGTTGTTAAACGAATCGCGCGTGGCTGCCACGCCGAAAACCGTTGAACAACTGATTAAGCTGGGTTTTAGCGTCACTGTCGAGCATGACGCCGGTAAGCGTGCAAGCTTTGATGACGAAAGTTATCGTCGCGCCGGCGCGACACTGACTGACAGCCAGCAGGTGTGGCAATCTGACATCGTCCTTAAAGTGAACGCACCTGATGATGCAGAGATTTTACTGGCGCGTGAAGGCAGCACCTTAGTGAGTTTTATTTGGCCAGCGCAAAATCCCGATCTGCTGGAAAAACTGGCGGCGCGCAATGTGACTGTCATGGCGATGGATTCAGTGCCGCGCATTTCACGCGCGCAGTCGCTTGATGCGCTGAGCTCAATGGCAAACATTGCGGGTTACCGAGCCATTGTTGAAGCCGCCCATGAGTTTGGCCGCTTTTTTACCGGTCAAATCACGGCAGCGGGTAAAGTTCCTCCCGCTAAAGTCATGGTAATTGGCGCTGGCGTAGCTGGACTCGCGGCAATTGGTGCGGCAGGCAGTTTGGGCGCTATCGTGCGTGCCTTTGATACTCGCCCTGAAGTAAAAGAGCAAGTACAGAGCATGGGTGCCGAATTTCTCGAGCTCGATTTCGAAGAGGAAGCGGGCAGCGGTGATGGCTATGCCAAAGTCATGTCGGAAGCCTTTATCAAGGCTGAAATGGCGCTGTTTGCCAGCCAGGCGCAGGATGTTGACATTATTGTTACCACCGCGTTGATTCCCGGCAAACCGGCCCCCAAACTGATCACCGAAGAGATGGTTGCCAGCATGAAACCGGGCAGCGTCATCGTTGATTTGGCGGCACAAACTGGCGGTAACTGCGCGTTAACCGTTGCCGATCAGGTTACTGTGACGCCTAATGGCGTGAAAATCATCGGTTACACCGATCTGCCAAGCCGTTTACCTACGCAGTCGTCTCAGCTTTATGGCACCAATCTGCTTAACCTGATCAAACTGTTATGCAAAGAGAAAAACGGCGAGATCGCTGTCGACTTTGATGACGTTGTGGTACGTGGCGTTACTGTGATTCGCGAGGGAGAAGTGACCTGGCCAGCTCCGCCGATTCAGGTTTCTGCTGCGCCTAAAGCGACACCCGCTGCTCAGCCGCTGAAAAAAGCGGAGGCAAAACCCGCTTCTCCAACACGTAAATACCTGCTGATTGCGCTGGCTATCGTGCTGTTCGCTTGTCTGGCAAACGTAGCACCGAGTGAATTCCTGTCGCACTTCACCGTCTTCGCGCTCTCCTGCGTGGTGGGTTATTACGTGGTGTGGAATGTCAGCCATGCGCTTCATACACCGCTAATGTCAGTCACCAACGCCATTTCCGGCATTATCGTGGTGGGAGCGGTGCTGCAAATGGGGCACGGTGGATGGGTTACGTTTATTTCCTTTATTGCGGTGCTGATCGCCAGCATCAATATTTTTGGTGGCTTTACCGTCACTCAACGCATGCTGAAAATGTTTCGTAAGGGGTAA
- the pntB gene encoding Re/Si-specific NAD(P)(+) transhydrogenase subunit beta, whose protein sequence is MSGGLVTAAYIVAAILFICSLAGLSKHETSKRGNTFGISGMAIALIATIFGPDSGNVVWILLAMVIGGAIGIRLAKKVEMTEMPELVAILHSFVGLAAVLVGINSYIDHAPGLPNVMENIHLTEVFIGIFIGAVTFTGSLVAFGKLCGKISSRPLMLPHRHKLNLLALVVSFLLLLWFVNTDSSGAQVFALFVMTVIALAFGWHLVASIGGADMPVVVSMLNSYSGWAAAAAGFMLSNDLLIVTGALVGSSGAILSYIMCKAMNRSFISVIAGGFGTDVSVAGESDEAGEHREITAEETAEMLKASTSVIITPGYGMAVAQAQYPVAEITDKLRARGIKVRFGIHPVAGRLPGHMNVLLAEAKVPYDVVLEMDEINDDFSDTDTVLVIGANDTVNPAALEDPRSPIAGMPVLEVWKAQNVIVFKRSMNTGYAGVQNPLFFKDNTHMLFGDAKASVEGILKAL, encoded by the coding sequence ATGTCTGGCGGATTAGTGACTGCAGCATACATTGTTGCCGCAATTTTGTTTATTTGTAGTCTGGCTGGCCTCTCAAAACATGAGACGTCCAAGCGAGGCAATACCTTTGGTATCAGCGGCATGGCAATTGCGCTGATCGCCACCATTTTTGGCCCAGACAGTGGCAACGTGGTCTGGATTCTGTTGGCGATGGTGATTGGCGGTGCAATTGGTATTCGTCTGGCGAAAAAAGTTGAAATGACCGAAATGCCAGAGTTGGTGGCTATCCTGCACAGCTTTGTGGGTTTGGCGGCGGTATTGGTTGGTATCAACAGCTATATCGATCATGCCCCCGGTTTGCCGAATGTGATGGAGAATATCCATCTGACCGAAGTGTTTATAGGTATCTTTATTGGTGCAGTGACCTTCACCGGTTCTCTGGTAGCGTTTGGCAAACTCTGTGGCAAAATTTCGTCGCGTCCATTGATGCTGCCGCATCGGCACAAGCTGAACTTGCTGGCGTTGGTGGTTTCATTCCTGCTGTTGCTGTGGTTCGTTAATACCGACAGCTCAGGCGCGCAGGTGTTTGCACTGTTTGTCATGACTGTCATTGCATTGGCGTTTGGCTGGCATCTGGTGGCCTCCATCGGCGGTGCAGACATGCCGGTCGTGGTTTCGATGCTGAACTCCTATTCAGGTTGGGCGGCGGCGGCGGCAGGTTTTATGCTGAGCAATGATTTGCTGATCGTTACCGGCGCGCTGGTTGGCTCTTCGGGTGCCATCCTCTCGTACATTATGTGTAAGGCGATGAACCGATCGTTCATCAGCGTTATTGCTGGTGGATTCGGTACTGATGTCAGCGTAGCAGGCGAGAGTGACGAAGCGGGTGAACACCGTGAAATCACGGCTGAAGAAACGGCAGAAATGTTAAAAGCCTCCACGTCGGTCATCATTACCCCCGGCTATGGTATGGCGGTGGCGCAGGCGCAATATCCAGTAGCTGAAATCACAGACAAATTGCGTGCGCGGGGTATCAAAGTTCGCTTTGGTATTCATCCGGTCGCAGGACGTTTGCCTGGTCACATGAACGTGTTGCTGGCCGAAGCCAAAGTACCCTATGACGTGGTGTTGGAAATGGATGAGATCAACGATGACTTTAGCGATACCGACACGGTGCTGGTGATTGGTGCTAACGACACTGTAAACCCGGCAGCACTGGAAGATCCGCGCAGTCCAATCGCGGGTATGCCAGTGCTTGAAGTGTGGAAAGCGCAAAATGTTATCGTCTTTAAACGTTCAATGAATACCGGCTACGCTGGGGTGCAGAACCCGCTGTTCTTCAAAGACAACACACACATGTTGTTTGGCGATGCAAAAGCCAGCGTTGAAGGCATTTTAAAAGCGTTGTAA